In Clostridium omnivorum, the DNA window AGATAATTTAAAACCAGCTTCCAGTGAACAATTAAAGCAGGCAGATAACCAAATTCAGCTTGCAAAGATTGGTTTAGATACTGCACAGACAGCTCTTTCAAAAAATCAGGATAGCATAGTAGCTGATATGGATGGAGTGGTTACTGCGGTGAATGTTGTAGAAGGAGCAACTTCTATGGCATCAGCACAGCCTGCTGTATCTGTAATGGATTTGTCAAATCTTAAGGCGGAAGTTTCGGTAGGTAAGTTTGATGCAAATAAAATACAGCTTGGCCAAGAAGCAGTTATTAAAAGTGGAGATAAAGAATTTAAGGGAAAGGTATCATTCATAGACCCTGCTGCTAAAAAAACTGTATCTGCAACTGGTGGAGACAGCACATTAGGAGTTGAAATAGATATAGTTGACAATCCACAAGGTTTAAAGGTAGATTTTGATGCTGATGTAGATATACTATTAGGTCAGGTAAATAATGTAGTCAAAGTGCCAGCAGAGTGTATAAAGACAACTAAGGATAATAAGAGTTATGTGTATTCAATTGAAGGAAATAAAGCCGTTGAAAAACAAGTAAAGACAGGTATTCAATCTGATATGGAAATAGAAATTGTAGATGGTGTTAAAAAAGG includes these proteins:
- a CDS encoding efflux RND transporter periplasmic adaptor subunit encodes the protein MKKKIIIWAVIIAIIGGVVFLRISASNKGKYQAVKAAEVTQGDIKSYLSTTAIIKSKNSKDYYGLQGKVKSVNVKVGDSVKKGQVLVAYEVQDLGSQVKQAQIQYDNAKLSKQILVNNNNDITSKIADFDKQIADLDSQISAAQKSTNPAEQSQLLNLTNKREQLKSTRDNLKPASSEQLKQADNQIQLAKIGLDTAQTALSKNQDSIVADMDGVVTAVNVVEGATSMASAQPAVSVMDLSNLKAEVSVGKFDANKIQLGQEAVIKSGDKEFKGKVSFIDPAAKKTVSATGGDSTLGVEIDIVDNPQGLKVDFDADVDILLGQVNNVVKVPAECIKTTKDNKSYVYSIEGNKAVEKQVKTGIQSDMEIEIVDGVKKGDKVISNPANNIANGTLVKDSAGSGK